The Metabacillus litoralis genome contains a region encoding:
- a CDS encoding FAD-dependent oxidoreductase, which yields MTEEFPQGKMPYEPEPFWRESTQLKSFPPLKIDTEVDVAIVGGGITGITTAYLLSKQGLKVAILEASEILNETTGHTTAKVTAQHGLIYDELIQHMGEENAKLYYQANIDALEFVRQTTNELKIDCDLTEEDAYIYAISDHYEKKINKELEAYQRLGIHSEYVNSIPFPIDIKGSIVMKSQGQYHPLKFLNVLVDEIVKSGGEIYEQTTAIDIDETTPKPTIITREGRRVACKYAIACSHFPFFDGKGFYFSRLHAERSYILGVRAKMDFPGGMYYSADSPTRSLRYTPMNGEKLILVSGDGHKTGQGMSTYKHYKALEEFSEEVLGIEEIKYRWSAQDLYTLDKVPYVGSITSSKPNILVATGYRKWGMTNGIAASKILADLVLEKENPYQDLYSPSRFYADPSIKKFLKQNLDVAGHLIEGKIDIADKSIQDIRNDEGSVVVVNGKRAGCYKDNEGNVNLVDTTCTHMGCEVEWNSGDRTWDCPCHGSRFSVTGDVVEGPAKKPLKKVDM from the coding sequence ATGACAGAAGAATTTCCACAAGGAAAGATGCCTTATGAACCTGAGCCATTTTGGAGAGAATCAACTCAATTAAAATCGTTTCCCCCCTTAAAAATTGATACAGAAGTTGATGTAGCAATCGTTGGAGGCGGGATTACCGGGATTACAACTGCTTACCTATTATCAAAGCAAGGATTGAAGGTAGCTATATTAGAAGCAAGTGAAATTCTAAATGAAACAACCGGTCATACTACGGCGAAAGTAACAGCTCAGCACGGCCTTATTTATGACGAATTAATTCAGCACATGGGCGAAGAAAATGCTAAGCTGTATTACCAAGCCAACATCGATGCCCTAGAATTTGTACGTCAAACAACAAATGAACTTAAGATTGATTGTGATTTAACTGAAGAAGATGCCTATATCTATGCAATAAGTGACCATTATGAAAAGAAAATAAACAAAGAGCTTGAAGCCTATCAAAGACTTGGTATACATAGTGAGTATGTTAATAGCATTCCTTTTCCAATTGATATAAAAGGCTCTATTGTCATGAAATCTCAGGGACAATATCATCCTTTGAAATTTTTAAACGTACTTGTTGATGAAATTGTGAAATCAGGTGGAGAAATCTACGAGCAAACAACTGCCATCGATATCGACGAAACAACACCCAAGCCAACAATTATTACAAGAGAAGGTCGCCGTGTTGCCTGCAAATATGCGATCGCCTGCTCACACTTCCCATTTTTTGATGGAAAAGGATTTTACTTTTCTCGCCTGCATGCAGAGCGTTCTTACATTCTTGGCGTTCGCGCGAAAATGGATTTCCCTGGTGGAATGTACTACAGCGCCGATTCTCCAACAAGATCGTTGCGCTACACACCGATGAATGGTGAAAAACTTATATTAGTTAGTGGGGATGGTCATAAAACGGGGCAAGGCATGTCCACCTACAAGCACTATAAAGCACTCGAGGAATTCAGCGAGGAAGTGCTCGGAATTGAAGAGATTAAATATCGCTGGTCTGCCCAAGATCTTTACACTCTAGATAAAGTTCCTTATGTTGGATCAATAACATCCAGCAAACCAAATATCTTAGTAGCAACTGGCTACCGAAAATGGGGAATGACAAACGGAATTGCCGCATCAAAGATTCTTGCGGATCTTGTTTTAGAAAAAGAAAATCCTTATCAAGATCTATATAGTCCGTCTCGTTTTTACGCTGATCCTAGTATTAAAAAGTTTCTTAAGCAAAACCTTGATGTTGCAGGTCATTTAATTGAAGGAAAAATTGATATTGCCGATAAAAGCATTCAAGATATCAGAAACGATGAAGGCTCTGTTGTTGTTGTGAATGGCAAACGAGCTGGCTGCTATAAAGATAATGAAGGAAACGTGAATCTTGTTGATACAACCTGTACGCATATGGGCTGTGAAGTAGAATGGAACAGCGGCGACCGCACTTGGGATTGCCCTTGTCATGGATCAAGATTTTCGGTTACTGGTGATGTTGTTGAAGGACCGGCGAAGAAGCCGTTGAAGAAGGTAGATATGTAG
- the cobA gene encoding uroporphyrinogen-III C-methyltransferase, translated as MGMSIGKVYLVGAGPGDQELITVKGMEAIKKADVILYDRLVNPRLLEYAPPTCELIYCGKLPTRHFMRQHEINATLAEKALAGFTVVRLKGGDPSVFGRVGEEAEVLAEQNVPYEIVPGITSGIAAPLYAGIPVTHRDYAGSFAVVTAHDKSKEGKPNIDWEGLARGVQTIAFYMGISNLEHICENLVLHGKSPDTPVIIIRWGTWSRQQSVVGTLSTIVEKVREEKIQNPAITLVGDIVETRDKVKWFENQPLFGQQILYVRGSVEEESNAQNLRNQGADVIECPKWTVTENEVDSELLGRLSSYKSILFLSSQAVTAFFNQLKRHRVDIRQIRAELCCQNETALNQLELLGLYPSLEMPGQENLLIVGPEITAMRKLNLDSTYKEYDYLSIYQSYIDQRYDSIIKRSIEDAELTSIVFTSGDAVETWINGKFHENMFSQENEQSLEIICENDEALDAVLKHGLPAKLNMELSLI; from the coding sequence ATGGGAATGAGCATTGGAAAGGTGTATCTAGTCGGAGCGGGTCCTGGAGATCAGGAATTAATCACTGTAAAAGGAATGGAAGCGATCAAGAAGGCAGATGTTATTCTTTATGATCGACTTGTAAACCCAAGGCTGCTTGAATACGCACCACCTACCTGTGAGCTAATCTATTGTGGGAAACTGCCTACTCGTCATTTTATGAGACAGCATGAAATCAATGCAACTTTAGCAGAGAAAGCATTAGCTGGCTTTACCGTTGTTAGATTAAAAGGCGGAGACCCAAGTGTTTTTGGTAGAGTAGGTGAGGAGGCCGAGGTTTTGGCAGAGCAAAATGTGCCATATGAAATCGTCCCCGGCATCACATCTGGTATTGCTGCTCCTCTATATGCTGGTATACCAGTAACACATCGAGATTATGCAGGATCATTCGCTGTCGTTACTGCCCATGATAAATCAAAAGAAGGTAAACCAAATATTGACTGGGAAGGCTTAGCAAGAGGCGTTCAAACAATTGCCTTTTATATGGGCATTTCAAACCTGGAGCATATTTGTGAAAATCTTGTGCTTCACGGTAAATCACCTGATACCCCAGTGATCATTATTAGGTGGGGAACATGGAGCAGACAGCAAAGTGTAGTAGGCACTCTTTCTACTATTGTTGAAAAAGTGCGAGAAGAAAAAATTCAAAACCCAGCCATTACATTAGTTGGCGATATTGTGGAAACAAGAGACAAAGTAAAATGGTTTGAAAATCAGCCTTTATTTGGTCAACAAATTTTATATGTTCGAGGAAGTGTCGAAGAAGAAAGCAATGCTCAGAACTTAAGAAATCAGGGTGCAGATGTGATTGAATGTCCTAAATGGACGGTAACAGAGAACGAAGTAGATAGTGAATTATTGGGGAGACTATCCTCATATAAGTCGATTTTATTTTTATCTTCCCAAGCAGTTACTGCCTTTTTCAATCAGTTGAAAAGGCATCGAGTTGATATTCGCCAGATTCGTGCAGAGCTTTGCTGTCAAAATGAAACAGCTTTAAACCAGTTAGAATTATTGGGATTATACCCTAGCTTGGAGATGCCTGGTCAAGAAAATCTTCTTATTGTTGGCCCTGAAATAACAGCTATGAGAAAGCTAAATTTAGATTCTACCTATAAAGAATATGACTATCTAAGTATTTATCAATCCTATATTGATCAAAGATACGATTCAATTATAAAACGATCTATTGAAGATGCTGAACTTACATCGATTGTTTTTACTTCGGGAGATGCTGTGGAAACATGGATAAATGGAAAATTTCATGAAAACATGTTCTCTCAAGAAAATGAACAATCACTAGAAATAATTTGTGAAAATGATGAAGCATTAGACGCAGTTTTAAAGCACGGACTTCCTGCAAAATTAAATATGGAGTTATCTCTAATCTAA
- a CDS encoding GlsB/YeaQ/YmgE family stress response membrane protein: MGFIWALIVGGIIGWLAGLIAGRDMPGGVIGNIIAGFIGAWLGSLLFGQWGPEMGGFYIIPALIGSIILVFVVSFVMRKMRSGRTAS, encoded by the coding sequence ATGGGTTTTATTTGGGCTTTAATTGTAGGCGGAATTATTGGCTGGTTAGCAGGCTTAATTGCAGGACGTGATATGCCAGGAGGTGTAATTGGCAACATTATTGCAGGATTTATTGGAGCTTGGTTAGGCTCTCTTCTATTTGGTCAATGGGGCCCAGAAATGGGTGGATTCTATATTATCCCAGCTTTAATTGGTTCGATTATCCTTGTGTTTGTTGTAAGCTTTGTAATGAGAAAAATGCGAAGCGGACGAACAGCTTCATAA
- a CDS encoding lmo0954 family membrane protein, with the protein MKKFGLLLLGGVAVAILLSNLAPMIALGLSLLILYYSYKGFIKTESKFNKVVLAIVGVIALFASASNLPAILGFVAAYVIYVVYKNWNKSSKKTIKEDSDPFTNFEKEWNDLKGNY; encoded by the coding sequence ATGAAAAAGTTTGGGCTTTTACTTTTAGGTGGGGTGGCTGTGGCAATACTGCTATCAAATTTAGCACCGATGATTGCTTTAGGATTAAGTCTTCTCATTCTGTACTACTCGTACAAAGGATTTATCAAGACTGAATCTAAATTTAACAAAGTCGTGTTAGCCATTGTTGGTGTGATCGCCCTATTTGCTTCAGCATCAAATCTTCCAGCAATTTTAGGATTTGTTGCTGCATATGTGATTTACGTTGTTTATAAAAATTGGAACAAATCGTCTAAAAAGACTATAAAAGAAGATTCAGATCCATTTACAAACTTTGAAAAAGAATGGAACGATTTAAAAGGTAACTATTGA
- a CDS encoding response regulator transcription factor, whose product MIKVVFVDDHEMVRIGVSSYLSAQPDIEVIGEADNGKKGVELCLNLRPDVILMDLVMKEMDGIEATKQIVDAWPEAKIIIVTSFLDDEKVYPALEAGATSYLLKTSKASEIANAVRATFHGQSILEPEVTGKMMMKMRQRETTYLHDQLTSREMEILLLMAQGKTNQEIADELFIALKTAKTHVSNILSKLDVQDRTQAVIYAFKHSLVK is encoded by the coding sequence ATGATTAAAGTGGTATTTGTTGATGATCATGAAATGGTACGAATCGGTGTTTCATCCTATTTATCTGCCCAGCCGGACATTGAGGTAATCGGTGAAGCGGATAACGGCAAAAAAGGTGTAGAGCTATGTCTTAATCTTCGTCCAGATGTGATTTTAATGGATCTGGTTATGAAGGAGATGGACGGAATTGAGGCAACAAAGCAAATTGTCGATGCCTGGCCTGAGGCGAAAATTATCATTGTGACAAGCTTTCTCGATGATGAAAAGGTATATCCAGCTCTTGAAGCAGGGGCAACAAGCTATTTATTAAAAACATCTAAAGCAAGTGAAATCGCCAATGCAGTTCGTGCCACGTTTCATGGACAATCGATTTTAGAGCCTGAGGTTACAGGTAAAATGATGATGAAGATGAGACAACGAGAAACAACATACCTCCATGATCAACTCACTTCAAGGGAAATGGAAATTTTATTATTAATGGCACAAGGAAAAACCAATCAAGAAATTGCGGATGAATTGTTTATTGCGTTAAAAACCGCCAAAACCCATGTTAGCAACATCCTAAGTAAGCTGGATGTTCAGGATCGAACACAGGCTGTTATTTATGCCTTTAAGCATTCACTTGTCAAATAA
- a CDS encoding STAS domain-containing protein, with product MHRNEELYHYLVKNSWQMSEDWYNLVDDNDPNSVYSTEDPAIIQSLKEQNQDYFIHLHRLFIEEEGKFVSEFRAWSEELAQDQKHLETPVHYVVREFLRTQDVYLKYIKSFYKENLDTVSVDQLFSWLDVVKKVINLSVYIYIDAAHKNTMKQIAAQKEMINELSSPVILLQNKTALLPLIGDIDTARAKLILENTLTQCANLEVEHLCIDLSGVAIIDTMVAHEIFHLIKALKLLGVRSTLSGIRPEIAQTAIQLGLDFEEINTTASLANALGQM from the coding sequence ATGCATAGAAATGAAGAACTATATCACTACCTAGTTAAGAACTCATGGCAGATGTCAGAAGACTGGTATAATCTAGTTGATGATAATGATCCAAACTCAGTCTATTCAACGGAAGATCCAGCTATTATTCAATCATTAAAAGAGCAAAATCAGGACTATTTTATCCATTTACATAGGCTTTTCATTGAAGAGGAAGGGAAATTTGTAAGTGAGTTTAGAGCATGGTCAGAGGAATTAGCACAAGATCAAAAGCATTTAGAAACACCCGTTCATTATGTTGTGAGGGAATTTTTAAGAACTCAAGATGTTTATCTTAAATATATCAAAAGCTTTTATAAAGAGAATCTTGATACAGTTTCTGTTGATCAATTATTTTCATGGTTAGATGTTGTTAAAAAAGTCATCAATCTTTCCGTTTATATTTACATTGATGCAGCCCATAAGAATACAATGAAACAAATTGCTGCACAAAAGGAAATGATCAATGAGCTTAGTTCACCAGTCATTCTTCTGCAAAATAAAACAGCGCTTCTTCCTCTTATTGGTGATATTGATACAGCTAGAGCAAAACTAATTTTAGAAAACACATTAACACAATGTGCAAATCTTGAAGTAGAACATTTATGTATTGACCTGTCCGGTGTTGCCATCATTGATACAATGGTTGCTCATGAAATTTTTCACTTAATTAAGGCGTTAAAGCTTTTAGGTGTTCGATCAACGTTATCAGGAATTCGCCCAGAAATTGCTCAAACAGCCATACAGCTCGGCCTTGATTTTGAAGAAATCAATACAACCGCCTCTTTAGCAAATGCATTAGGACAAATGTAA
- the nirD gene encoding nitrite reductase small subunit NirD — translation MKELTKTKVYVGAFLELPERVGKTVKLEEDKEVAVFKLSNGKIKAIENKCPHKGGVLSEGIVSGEHVFCPMHDWKICLEDGVVQEPDFGCVKTYETIIDDGEVFLLV, via the coding sequence ATGAAGGAACTAACCAAAACGAAGGTGTATGTAGGAGCATTTCTAGAGTTACCAGAGCGAGTTGGTAAAACGGTCAAATTGGAGGAAGATAAAGAGGTTGCTGTTTTTAAGTTATCAAATGGGAAAATAAAGGCTATAGAAAATAAATGCCCACATAAAGGCGGCGTGTTAAGTGAAGGAATTGTCAGCGGTGAACACGTATTTTGTCCAATGCATGACTGGAAAATTTGCCTTGAAGATGGTGTTGTACAGGAACCAGATTTTGGTTGTGTGAAAACTTATGAAACAATCATTGATGACGGAGAGGTTTTTCTGTTAGTTTAA
- the liaF gene encoding cell wall-active antibiotics response protein LiaF: MLRNMNSDYVNWIILIGILLLLLEILFFNGGLIVTFLLSIGCIFLGRRWRPRFIGKSLYWIGWIWLVVTVLNMMTFRYFICVLLIYAVVQFFQAQKEPNRIKPSVKEPAGESEENEPAEGVVIVQKKIFENKFFTNQKSPDTAYEWNDINIQVGVGNTVIDLSDTVLPNEEAVISIRSLLGNVQILVPYEVEVHINHSVMIGDVDVFQDFKQKVVNETLVYETPQYRQGEQKVKLITSAISGKLEVKRI, translated from the coding sequence GTGTTAAGAAATATGAATTCTGATTATGTAAATTGGATTATTCTAATAGGAATTCTCCTCCTTCTTTTAGAAATATTATTTTTTAATGGTGGTTTAATCGTTACATTTTTGTTATCGATTGGATGCATTTTTTTAGGTCGTAGATGGCGACCGCGATTTATAGGCAAGAGCCTCTATTGGATTGGATGGATTTGGCTTGTTGTTACCGTTCTGAACATGATGACATTTCGTTATTTTATCTGTGTGCTGCTCATTTATGCTGTTGTTCAATTTTTCCAAGCACAGAAGGAGCCTAACCGAATAAAACCAAGTGTGAAGGAGCCTGCGGGCGAATCAGAAGAAAATGAACCGGCAGAAGGGGTAGTGATTGTTCAGAAAAAAATCTTTGAAAATAAGTTCTTTACCAATCAAAAATCACCGGATACTGCATATGAATGGAATGATATCAATATTCAGGTGGGTGTTGGGAACACAGTCATTGATTTAAGTGATACGGTCTTGCCAAATGAGGAAGCGGTTATTTCGATACGCAGTTTACTAGGAAATGTTCAAATTCTTGTTCCGTATGAAGTAGAGGTTCATATTAACCATTCTGTTATGATTGGTGATGTGGACGTTTTTCAAGACTTTAAGCAAAAGGTTGTGAATGAAACACTTGTATATGAAACACCGCAGTACAGACAAGGTGAACAAAAGGTAAAATTAATCACTTCAGCTATTTCAGGAAAGCTTGAGGTGAAAAGAATATGA
- a CDS encoding ABC-F family ATP-binding cassette domain-containing protein gives MSLLAIDNLSHSFGDRTLFKDVSLRLLAGERVGLVGANGVGKSTMMNIITGQLIHDDGRVEWTPGVRYGYLDQHTVLTKGKTIRDILNDAFLPLFEQEKELNAVTEKMATATPEELEELLDTMAKIQDRLDAGGFYTLDMKVEETARGLGLDAIGLDRDVSALSGGQRTKVLLAKLLLEQPDVLLLDEPTNYLDVEHIKWLSSYLRDYPHAFLLISHDTEFMNGVSNVIFHLEFSKLTRYTATYEKFLELAEINKNQHLQAYEKQKEFIKKQEDFIAKNKARYSTTGRAKSRQKQLDRIERIDRPETAVKPTFEFKESRGSSRFVFEAKDLEIGYNEPLLPKLSMTIERGEKIAIVGCNGIGKSTLLKTILGKIEPLGGSVNRGDFLFPSYFEQEVKADNITPIDDVWNAFPHLDQHQVRALLARAGLKNEHISRPLTQLSGGEQAKVRLCKLQMNESNWLLFDEPTNHLDVVAKEELKRAIKAYKGTVVLVCHEPDFYEDWVTKTWDIEEWAEQS, from the coding sequence ATGAGTCTATTAGCTATTGATAATCTCAGTCACAGTTTTGGTGACCGTACATTATTTAAGGACGTATCACTACGCTTATTAGCTGGTGAGCGCGTTGGTCTTGTTGGAGCAAATGGCGTAGGGAAATCTACGATGATGAATATAATTACAGGGCAGCTTATTCATGACGATGGGCGTGTGGAATGGACACCAGGAGTTCGTTATGGCTACCTTGATCAGCATACTGTGTTAACAAAGGGAAAAACGATTCGCGATATTTTGAACGATGCGTTTTTACCTTTATTTGAACAGGAAAAAGAATTAAATGCTGTTACAGAAAAAATGGCAACAGCTACACCTGAAGAGCTTGAGGAATTGCTAGATACAATGGCTAAAATTCAGGATCGTCTTGATGCAGGTGGTTTTTACACATTGGATATGAAAGTAGAAGAAACAGCACGTGGTTTAGGCCTTGATGCGATTGGTCTTGATCGTGATGTTTCAGCTTTAAGTGGTGGACAGCGTACGAAAGTATTGCTAGCAAAGCTATTACTTGAGCAGCCTGATGTTCTTTTACTAGATGAGCCAACTAACTATCTTGATGTGGAGCATATTAAGTGGTTAAGTAGCTATCTAAGAGATTATCCACATGCATTTCTCTTAATCTCGCATGATACTGAGTTTATGAATGGTGTATCAAATGTCATTTTCCATTTAGAATTCTCAAAGTTGACTCGTTATACAGCAACATATGAAAAATTCCTGGAGCTTGCTGAGATTAATAAAAATCAGCATTTACAAGCGTATGAAAAGCAAAAGGAATTTATTAAAAAGCAAGAAGACTTTATTGCAAAGAATAAAGCACGTTACTCAACAACAGGACGAGCAAAAAGCCGTCAAAAGCAGCTTGATCGAATCGAACGTATTGACCGTCCTGAAACTGCAGTTAAACCAACGTTTGAGTTTAAAGAATCAAGAGGAAGCAGCCGTTTTGTTTTCGAAGCGAAGGATCTTGAAATTGGCTATAATGAGCCGCTATTACCTAAATTATCAATGACCATCGAACGTGGCGAAAAAATTGCGATTGTTGGTTGTAACGGTATTGGTAAATCGACATTATTAAAAACGATTTTAGGTAAAATTGAGCCACTGGGTGGTTCGGTTAACCGCGGTGACTTCTTATTTCCTTCTTATTTTGAGCAGGAAGTGAAAGCAGATAACATCACACCGATTGATGATGTGTGGAACGCCTTCCCACATCTTGATCAACACCAAGTTAGAGCTTTACTTGCTCGCGCCGGCTTGAAAAATGAACATATTTCACGTCCATTAACCCAGCTTAGTGGTGGAGAGCAAGCAAAGGTTCGTTTATGTAAATTACAGATGAACGAAAGCAACTGGTTACTTTTTGACGAGCCTACAAATCATCTTGATGTTGTTGCGAAGGAAGAGTTAAAGCGTGCGATTAAAGCATATAAAGGGACTGTTGTTCTTGTTTGTCACGAACCTGATTTTTATGAAGATTGGGTAACCAAGACTTGGGACATTGAAGAGTGGGCAGAGCAGAGCTAA
- a CDS encoding PspA/IM30 family protein, whose translation MANIFTRLADTISADLHEALDQKEQKNPISVLNHYLRQCEQETEKVRKLVERQYLLKEEFNREYNEATHLAEKRKHQAEIASKAGEAELYEFALKEYAHYEERRERLDASRKQTAQQLEELEQKYEEMKHKLKDMQIKRMELMGRENVARAHHRISKVSDSGSFSTKAFTRFEEMESYLDRLEQQVTKAYHRNTIDARIAQLEKQLKTEQTNTIS comes from the coding sequence ATGGCAAATATTTTTACAAGATTAGCGGATACAATTTCAGCAGATTTACACGAGGCCTTAGATCAAAAGGAACAAAAAAATCCAATTTCAGTTTTAAACCACTACTTAAGACAATGTGAGCAAGAAACAGAAAAAGTTCGTAAGTTAGTAGAACGTCAGTATTTGTTAAAAGAAGAGTTTAACCGTGAGTACAATGAAGCAACACATCTAGCAGAAAAGCGTAAGCACCAAGCTGAAATTGCATCAAAGGCGGGAGAAGCTGAGCTTTATGAATTTGCTTTAAAGGAGTATGCTCATTATGAAGAAAGAAGAGAGCGTTTAGATGCATCTCGTAAGCAAACCGCACAGCAGCTTGAAGAGCTTGAGCAAAAGTATGAAGAAATGAAACATAAATTAAAAGATATGCAGATCAAACGTATGGAGTTAATGGGAAGAGAAAATGTTGCCCGTGCTCACCACCGTATAAGCAAAGTATCTGATTCTGGTAGTTTTTCAACAAAAGCATTCACAAGATTTGAAGAAATGGAGAGCTATCTAGATCGTCTCGAGCAGCAAGTAACAAAGGCTTATCACCGCAACACAATTGATGCTCGTATTGCACAGTTAGAAAAACAATTAAAAACTGAACAAACAAATACAATCTCGTAA
- a CDS encoding sensor histidine kinase — MNIIQRQVLLGAFFSLILFILLSLMFFMAFPLHNWSELWTQKIMDLPFIYIVPSISILAGVLYGFFSGLYWKKQLGTIEQTIQELEKGRTISAEQPCLPEVQDIQKMVEKIQKQIQEQTKLSQKLATEKAEDQEKRIQELVSQERNRLARELHDSVSQQLFAASMMMSAITESREEWEDDESKQLRLIEATIHQSQLEMRALLLHLRPAALKGKSLQEGIQELLVELMQKVTMNIKWKVEPIPLDKGVEDHLFRILQESVSNTLRHAKATSLDVLLIERDSFVIMRVTDDGIGFELEEGKTGSYGLQNMHERAVEIGGSMKIVSLKNKGTRLEVKVPVLAGESENND, encoded by the coding sequence ATGAATATCATTCAGCGGCAAGTTTTGTTAGGAGCCTTTTTTTCGCTCATTCTATTCATTCTTCTTTCCCTCATGTTTTTTATGGCCTTTCCACTTCATAATTGGAGTGAACTATGGACACAAAAAATTATGGATTTACCTTTTATTTATATTGTGCCAAGCATAAGCATATTAGCAGGTGTACTTTATGGTTTCTTTTCAGGTCTTTATTGGAAAAAACAACTAGGAACGATTGAACAAACGATCCAAGAGCTTGAAAAGGGTCGAACGATTTCTGCTGAACAGCCTTGTTTACCAGAAGTGCAAGATATTCAAAAAATGGTTGAAAAGATTCAGAAGCAAATTCAGGAACAAACAAAGCTTTCGCAAAAATTGGCTACAGAAAAAGCGGAAGACCAAGAAAAGAGAATACAAGAATTGGTTTCACAAGAAAGAAACCGATTAGCCCGTGAGCTTCATGATTCTGTTAGTCAGCAGCTATTTGCAGCATCCATGATGATGTCTGCTATTACTGAGAGTAGAGAAGAATGGGAGGATGATGAATCGAAGCAGTTAAGGCTTATTGAAGCAACCATCCATCAATCACAGCTCGAAATGAGAGCGCTCCTATTACATTTACGCCCTGCGGCATTAAAAGGTAAATCCCTTCAAGAAGGAATTCAAGAGCTTTTAGTAGAACTAATGCAAAAGGTGACAATGAACATAAAATGGAAAGTAGAGCCGATCCCATTAGACAAAGGTGTAGAGGACCATTTATTTCGTATTCTTCAAGAGTCTGTTTCCAATACACTTCGCCATGCAAAGGCAACAAGTTTGGACGTGTTGCTTATAGAACGCGATTCTTTTGTCATTATGCGTGTGACAGATGATGGCATTGGGTTTGAGCTTGAAGAAGGTAAAACAGGTTCATACGGTTTACAAAACATGCATGAACGAGCTGTTGAAATAGGTGGTTCAATGAAAATTGTCAGTTTAAAAAACAAAGGGACACGGTTAGAGGTAAAAGTTCCTGTCCTAGCAGGAGAGAGTGAGAACAATGATTAA
- a CDS encoding fatty acid desaturase family protein, with amino-acid sequence MDKLHSFAWYAARIAPKLPKKAFKPVPGRLWGGLAYLLIVIAGFLTIGLFQLHPFLYLGIAFVLGASFAAMGFLGHEILHGTVVRKPWLRDLLGAIAFWPLSTGPKLWRKWHNLTHHVHTQHEEHDPDSWPTLERLSKTKFLRWIYRLPHGVRAFASFASLTVMFSLHSAKMFVAYIKEFKPKQKRSVWMQLILPWIFWFSLLFIMGPVKWFFAFLLPLLIANAIVMGYISTNHRLNPITEVNDPLANSLTVTVPKWVDVLHFNFSYHTEHHLFPGMSSKYYPLVKEHIKSMWPDRYHEMPFGKALVALWKTPRVYFEGNQLIDPKQGHVYATLGHGLDISNITYRKLSPKDSVVRSMKKKKVELGKVMKGNKRV; translated from the coding sequence ATGGATAAGCTACATTCTTTTGCATGGTATGCAGCACGTATTGCACCAAAATTACCGAAAAAGGCCTTTAAGCCTGTGCCTGGACGCCTTTGGGGAGGACTAGCATATTTATTAATTGTGATAGCTGGCTTTCTTACAATTGGCTTATTCCAATTACATCCGTTTCTCTATTTGGGAATTGCTTTTGTGCTTGGAGCAAGCTTTGCGGCAATGGGTTTTCTTGGACATGAAATTCTCCATGGAACTGTAGTAAGAAAGCCTTGGCTTCGTGACTTACTGGGGGCGATTGCCTTTTGGCCGCTAAGCACTGGACCAAAACTGTGGAGAAAGTGGCATAACCTAACACACCATGTTCATACTCAACATGAAGAACATGATCCTGATTCTTGGCCAACATTAGAGCGTTTATCGAAAACTAAATTTTTACGTTGGATTTATCGTCTGCCACATGGTGTGCGAGCCTTTGCTAGCTTTGCATCTTTAACAGTTATGTTTTCCCTTCATTCTGCAAAAATGTTCGTTGCCTACATAAAGGAATTCAAACCAAAGCAAAAGCGCTCCGTATGGATGCAGCTTATATTGCCATGGATTTTCTGGTTTTCATTACTTTTTATTATGGGGCCAGTTAAGTGGTTTTTTGCGTTTTTGTTACCGTTGCTAATTGCAAATGCCATTGTAATGGGCTATATCTCAACAAATCACCGTTTAAATCCAATAACAGAAGTAAATGATCCATTAGCAAATAGCTTAACTGTAACTGTCCCTAAATGGGTGGATGTTCTGCATTTTAACTTTTCTTACCATACAGAGCATCATCTTTTTCCCGGCATGAGCTCAAAATATTATCCATTAGTAAAAGAACATATCAAAAGCATGTGGCCTGACCGCTATCATGAAATGCCTTTTGGAAAAGCTTTAGTAGCTCTGTGGAAAACGCCACGAGTTTACTTTGAAGGCAATCAACTAATCGATCCCAAACAAGGCCATGTTTATGCAACACTAGGACATGGACTAGACATCTCAAACATTACCTATCGTAAGCTTAGTCCTAAGGATTCTGTTGTGAGGAGTATGAAGAAAAAGAAAGTGGAATTGGGTAAAGTGATGAAGGGGAATAAGCGGGTTTGA